Proteins encoded within one genomic window of Flavobacterium sp. NG2:
- a CDS encoding GIY-YIG nuclease family protein, which translates to MKQSYVYILKCSDDSYYTGVTSNLTDRLFKHNSGFYPTCYTFNKRPLELVFYAEFTDITLAIEKEKQIKKWSRAKKEALINGDYDSLVNLAKKKFE; encoded by the coding sequence ATGAAACAGTCCTATGTTTACATATTAAAGTGTTCTGATGATAGTTACTATACAGGTGTAACTAGTAATTTAACGGATCGATTGTTTAAACATAATTCAGGCTTTTATCCTACTTGTTATACTTTTAATAAAAGACCACTTGAATTGGTTTTCTATGCTGAATTTACAGATATAACTTTAGCAATTGAAAAAGAAAAGCAAATAAAAAAGTGGTCAAGAGCTAAGAAAGAAGCGTTAATCAATGGAGATTATGACTCCTTAGTAAATTTGGCTAAGAAAAAGTTTGAATGA
- a CDS encoding glycosyltransferase family 4 protein, producing the protein MNEKKKILMVANVDWFYIMHRLSIGKKAKQEHYEVVVIAKDTGRANEIKDSGLDFVNIDISRFRINFFLELKLILKIFRLYQTQKPSLIYHVTMKPVIYGSLITRLLNIKTVNAICGLGYNFSKKGGGLVQYIMVKLMKIGFNTKNSHLLFENKEDYKELCRLGVISSKNKISFTKGIGADLEKFKPQEIVNKDKLVVVLPTRMLWDKGIREFVEAARLLEAKYFGKVCFKLIGMVDNGNKDCVSETYLKSIEKGDYLKWEGFHSDMVEVYKNADIVVLPSYYKEGVPTVLIEACAMGKPIVTTDANGCRECVEEGLNGYKVPVKSVQELADAIEKLINSPEDRKRMGNYSRIKAEKEFDQKDFLKLHMSIFDSMLNEIR; encoded by the coding sequence ATGAATGAGAAAAAAAAAATATTGATGGTTGCCAATGTTGATTGGTTTTATATCATGCATAGACTTAGTATTGGTAAAAAAGCAAAACAAGAACATTATGAAGTTGTTGTAATTGCTAAAGATACCGGTAGGGCAAATGAAATTAAAGATTCAGGACTTGATTTTGTTAATATTGATATTTCTCGTTTTAGAATTAATTTTTTTCTTGAATTGAAATTGATTTTAAAGATTTTCCGTTTATACCAAACACAAAAACCATCCTTAATATATCATGTAACGATGAAACCAGTGATTTATGGTTCTTTGATAACAAGGCTTTTAAATATTAAAACGGTTAATGCAATTTGTGGATTAGGATATAATTTTTCAAAAAAAGGAGGTGGATTAGTGCAGTATATAATGGTAAAATTGATGAAAATTGGTTTTAATACTAAAAATAGTCATCTACTTTTTGAAAATAAGGAAGATTACAAAGAGCTCTGTAGGCTAGGTGTGATAAGTTCAAAAAACAAAATTAGTTTCACCAAAGGTATTGGTGCAGATTTGGAGAAATTTAAACCCCAAGAAATAGTTAATAAAGATAAGTTGGTAGTTGTTTTGCCAACAAGAATGCTATGGGACAAAGGAATTCGCGAATTTGTAGAAGCGGCTAGACTTTTAGAAGCAAAGTATTTTGGAAAAGTATGCTTTAAGTTAATAGGTATGGTTGATAATGGAAATAAAGACTGTGTTTCTGAAACCTACCTAAAGAGTATTGAAAAAGGTGATTATCTTAAATGGGAGGGATTTCATTCGGATATGGTCGAAGTTTATAAAAATGCTGATATTGTTGTATTGCCATCCTATTATAAGGAAGGTGTGCCTACTGTTTTGATAGAAGCCTGTGCCATGGGTAAACCTATTGTTACCACGGATGCCAATGGATGTAGGGAATGTGTTGAAGAGGGATTAAATGGTTATAAAGTACCTGTTAAGTCTGTCCAAGAACTAGCTGATGCCATCGAAAAACTGATTAATTCCCCAGAAGACAGAAAAAGAATGGGAAACTACTCGAGAATAAAAGCAGAAAAAGAATTTGACCAAAAGGATTTTCTCAAACTTCATATGAGTATTTTCGACTCTATGTTGAATGAGATAAGGTAG
- a CDS encoding GIY-YIG nuclease family protein, which produces MKQSYVYILKCSDESYYVGVTSDLTNRLFKHNTGFYPTCYTFNKRPLELVFYAEFTDITLAIEKEKQIKKWSRAKKEALINGDYDSLVNLAKKNFE; this is translated from the coding sequence ATGAAACAGTCCTATGTTTACATATTAAAGTGTTCTGATGAGAGTTATTATGTAGGTGTGACTAGTGATCTAACAAATCGATTGTTTAAACATAATACAGGCTTTTATCCTACTTGTTATACTTTTAATAAGAGACCACTTGAATTGGTTTTCTATGCTGAATTTACCGATATAACTTTAGCAATTGAAAAAGAAAAGCAAATAAAAAAGTGGTCAAGAGCTAAGAAAGAAGCGTTAATCAATGGAGATTATGACTCCTTAGTAAATTTGGCTAAGAAAAACTTTGAATGA